The proteins below come from a single Tribolium castaneum strain GA2 chromosome 9, icTriCast1.1, whole genome shotgun sequence genomic window:
- the Pcf11 gene encoding pre-mRNA cleavage complex 2 protein Pcf11 isoform X1, translated as MQYFFLYSRPPFNDTHMILTEATMNPEEIKAEYTSSLQDLTFNSKPLINVLTMLAEENLAHAPYIVQAIEEHLEKVQTNVKLPILYLIDCIAKNIGQTYMQLFSQNIVKTFCSVFKVVDEETRAEMFKLRQTWNNVFPQMKLYAIDVQIRMLDPAWPVTAQPTSNSIHFNPKFLKTTKTEIATPIVPETTTTPLDMETFTMQQKLIQKQKELIELQQKKLKLELLQTQVKLQKQLENNPNAVVGNNVPPRTQNILLKPEVAKQLMPEVAKQLIPAATRDTKSKSGLGTRAQQTTPKITPVNSALVAAATKPTRDPRLLRQQTEKTTNGTNNSSSTSVSLGSKSSILDSNNKVVTNTKSVRDNRIESRLVTNKDNAPPPKLDKSKTFLKSRQSEQKPNKPPRSKNSADNDSKPFSGKSSINLLDSPVKIKSDLKSPTKSPNRHKKKDHSTDKKGFKDAKRDRDNKGHKNDSLQTTFKGVKAKNRNYIRRNRSPSYSPEPNQDTDLRVSGPPEKQARLHPETVEEKSKLVAQTGMDVDLRQLNDVTKKRASSEGLENSNKKSKTEVFDALFGNEDTDLRTVLPVAQPERPPTPPPPIISLTDKEDSPKKSSDFDAVRAKLANATGRDKIMAKSFRKKRTQDEDLRVPPVSSRISDTIKKIIISSDDAQCIKTGTMSKEKENQLMNKIIAHIEQQKLEEAQLRDSEETVGNLQPVSDEELEFSEETDEKFGDKDDRVNFHKYSRDSRESRRGGSYWRGGKRRHWENPHMGPHPRSAIRPWLHQMHAWRPIGPNFNRQVHTPEHDFSSQEPDGKKSPETAVEVTVDSVNQDDIKTINIDAHPRDIRYYDETAIVFMNWDDPREISFQNGSRRVTFDDKDTYLLSFNEGYKELCINDTIHKVRLGAPSREIFIDGKPYECYFGGPGITIDLNGKMTVVKLDGPPPQVKIGTVKRTDLVAGKVNLIIDAKILVPVFLDAKVQKFVIDGETHTLKFVDALKTVLINDVPFKVEFGGLPKPITVHDKKHFIRFSVLPRGVKPGLVCIKDMEGVQAPETDESQDTALAVDINEPALPVFSRKKKVEDEQDRNSNSPHFFQSFMQQNNLDVLTSVMTSSMTPSATSGGYQVENVGPNTETHSMDAIPYVKPAPVLPSSLNINELFQKLVATGIVATQEPVAEPQPPPPVKTVRRSTMENLRPVTFNRPETLKMRQSLLYEALYSGMQCSSCGMRFPPEQSIHYSQHLDWHFRQNRKGKKNIRVAASRRWYYSLSDWKNYEEIEDLEEREKNYFDQQQLQAEGAGDDVDEEVEVPSVPADPDVQDAHCEVCQDRFDHFFNEEKEEWHLRNAVRVEDKTYHPVCYEDYQASLLEPAEECKMEEPEPEETKIEEANIPGLEIILDDDDEEEEEEGKFKDEEVIIEESDESKPSNELKEENENEEDGEDDDVIIHEVVPEKIEVDDDKEYDTLPPSDVPIKVEQIDDGFMDVEEGLIKIKNGGQIKIKSEPIDPDEEMLEVPREESSVPFTEPVQPSFTSSIDGNTEPVSSVPTTTANIGSKIKINISKPLPVIAPKEPKDISCDSVPSLEPVIDPSQPLPPGEEPVQLNIKPALRGIELKKLPPVQKGSELTGMCSIM; from the exons atgcaatatttttttttatatagtcGACCACCGTTTAAT GACACTCACATGATTTTGACGGAGGCCACGATGAATCCTGAGGAGATCAAGGCGGAGTACACCTCCAGCCTCCAAGATCTCACTTTCAACAGTAAGCCCCTGATCAATGTGTTGACGATGTTAGCGGAAGAAAATCTAGCACACGCTCCATACATCGTCCAGGCAATCGAAGAGCATCTGGAAAAG GTTCAGACCAATGTCAAACTTCCTATTCTGTATCTCATCGACTGTATCGCCAAGAATATTGGACAAACTTATATGCAACTCTTCAGCCAAAACATCGTCAAGACATTCTGCAGCGTTTTTAAAGTG GTGGACGAAGAAACGCGTGCTGAAATGTTTAAACTTCGTCAAACGTGGAATAACGTCTTTCCTCAAATGAAATTGTACGCGATCGACGTCCAGATTCGGATGTTAGATCCAGCATGGCCAGTTACAGCCCAACCTACATCCAACAGTATTCATTTCAATCCCAAATTTCTAAAAACCACCAAAACCGAAATAGCAACACCTATCGTCCCTGAAACAACAACCACTCCTCTGGATATGGAAACCTTCACGATGCAACAAAAACTAATCCAGAAACAAAAAGAACTCATCGAACTTcagcagaaaaaattaaaattagaacTGTTACAAACACAAGTTAAACTCCAAAAGCAATTGGAAAATAATCCGAATGCTGTTGTTGGCAATAATGTACCACCAAGAACTCAG aatattttattaaaacccgAGGTAGCAAAGCAACTAATGCCAGAAGTGGCGAAGCAGTTAATTCCTGCCGCAACACGTGATACCAAAAGCAAATCAGGTTTG GGTACGAGAGCCCAGCAAACCACGCCTAAAATAACACCAGTAAATAGCGCTTTAGTGGCGGCTGCAACAAAACCAACGCGTGATCCTCGTTTATTGCGCCAACAAACGGAGAAGACTACCAACGGCACCAACAACAGTAGTAGTACTAGTGTTTCATTAGGATCTAAGAGTTCAATATTAGATTCTAATAATAAAGTTGTTACAAATACAAAGAGCGTTCGAGACAACCGTATCGAATCTCGTTTAGTTACTAATAAAGACAATGCTCCTCCACCCAAACTAGACAAATCCAAAACCTTCCTAAAGTCCAGACAATCCgaacaaaaaccaaacaaaCCACCACGTAGCAAAAACAGTGCAGACAACGATTCGAAACCTTTCTCGGGTAAAAGTTCGATCAATCTGTTAGATTCACCTGTTAAGATTAAAAGTGACTTGAAATCGCCGACCAAATCACCTAATAGGCACAAAAAGAAAGATCATAGTACGGATAAAAAGGGTTTCAAAGACGCTAAGCGTGACAGGGACAATAAGGGTCATAAAAATGACTCGTTGCAAACTACTTTCAAAGGTGTTAAGGCCAAAAATCGGAAttatattagaagaaatcgCTCGCCTTCGTACAGTCCCGAACCCAATCAAGACACCGACTTGAGAGTATCAGGACCTCCAGAAAAGCAAGCACGACTACATCCAGAAACTGTCGAAGAAAAGA GCAAATTAGTCGCACAAACGGGAATGGACGTGGATTTAAGACAGTTGAACGACGTGACAAAGAAAAGAGCTTCGAGTGAAGGTCTGGAGAACTCAAACAAGAAATCGAAAACGGAAGTATTTGATGC tttgtTCGGAAACGAAGATACGGATCTTCGCACTGTTCTACCGGTGGCCCAGCCAGAACGACCCCCAACTCCTCCACCGCCAATCATCTCTCTCACCGACAAAGAAGATTCGCCAAAGAAATCTTCAGACTTTGATGCCGTTCGAGCGAAACTAGCCAATGCGACCGGACGCGATAAAATAATGGCCAAGTCCT TCCGAAAAAAGCGAACTCAGGACGAAGATCTCCGAGTACCTCCAGTGTCAAGCAGAATCAGCGACACCATCAAGAAAATCATCATTTCTTCGGACGATGCGCAGTGCATCAAAACTGGAACAATGTCGAAGGAGAAAGAAAATCAACTTATGAACAAGATCATCGCACACATTGAGCAACAGAAGCTGGAAGAAGCACAATTGAGGGATAGTGAAGAGACGGTTGGTAACCTTCAACCAGTCAGCGACGAAGAGCTCGAATTTAGCGAAGAGACTGACGAAAAATTCGGGGATAAGGACGATAGAGTCAATTTCCATAAATATTCCAGGGATTCCCGGGAGTCTAGAAGGGGTGGGTCGTATTGGAGAGGCGGCAAGAGACGCCATTGGGAAAATCCTCACATGGGACCACACCCACGATCTGCAATAAGGCCTTGGTTGCATCAAATGCACGCCTGGAGGCCAATTGGGCCCAATTTCAACCGCCAAGTGCACACCCCTGAACACGATTTTTCAAGCCAAGAGCCTGATGGAAAGAAATCACCGGAAACTGCAGTGGAAGTAACTGTGGATTCAGTAAATCAGGACGATATTAAGACCATCAATATCGATGCGCATCCGCGTGATATAAGATACTACGACGAGACTGCGATCGTATTTATGAATTGGGACGATCCACGAGAGATTTCGTTCCAAAACGGCAGTCGTCGTGTGACGTTCGACGATAAAGATACTTATTTATTGTCCTTCAATGAAGGCTATAAAGAACTGTGTATTAACGACACGATACATAAAGTGAGGTTGGGGGCCCCAAGTCGTGAGATCTTCATCGATGGGAAACCCTACGAGTGTTACTTCGGGGGTCCCGGAATAACGATAGATTTAAACGGGAAAATGACCGTAGTTAAATTAGATGGGCCCCCACCTCAGGTGAAAATCGGCACCGTGAAAAGAACCGATCTGGTTGCCGGCAAAGTAAATCTGATAATCGATGCGAAAATCTTAGTTCCCGTTTTTCTGGATGCCAAAGTGCAAAAGTTTGTTATCGATGGTGAAACACATACATTAAAATTTGTAGATGCTTTGAAAactgttttaataaatgatgTACCATTTAAAGTTGAATTTGGTGGCCTCCCTAAACCTATAACTGTCCATGATAAGAAACACTTTATCAGATTTTCAGTGTTGCCGAGGGGTGTTAAACCAGGTCTTGTGTGTATTAAAGACATGGAAGGGGTGCAAGCGCCTGAGACTGACGAAAGTCAGGACACAGCGCTTGCCGTTGACATTAACGAGCCTGCTCTGCCCGTCTTCTCCCGCAAGAAAAAGGTGGAAGATGAGCAAGACAGGAACTCGAACTCGCCACATTTCTTCCAGAGTTTCATGCAGCAAA ATAATTTGGACGTGCTTACAAGTGTGATGACTTCCTCGATGACACCAAGTGCCACCAGTGGAGGTTACCAAGTTGAAAATGTGGGGCCGAACACTGAGACTCATTCCATGGACGCCATCCCCTACGTGAAACCAGCACCGGTCTTGCCGTCCTCGCTCAACATCAACGAACTGTTCCAAAAGTTGGTAGCGACGGGAATCGTCGCGACCCAAGAACCGGTAGCCGAACCACAACCACCACCACCTGTTAAAACTGTGAGACGCAGCACGATGGAAAACCTCAGACCTGTTACCTTCAACAGACCTGAAACGCTGAAAATGCGCCAAAGTCTTCTGTACGAAGCACTTTACTCAGGGATGCAGTGCAGCAGTTGCGGCATGCGTTTCCCGCCAGAGCAGAGTATACACTACAGCCAACACTTGGACTGGCATTTCCGACAAAACCGGAAAGGGAAAAAGAACATCAGAGTTGCGGCGAGTCGCAGATGGTACTATTCACTCTCCGATTGGAAGAATTACGAAGAAATTGAAGATTTGGAGGAACGGGAGAAGAACTATTTCGACCAACAGCAGCTGCAAGCTGAGGGTGCTGGTGATGATGTTGATGAAGAAGTTGAAGTGCCAAGTGTTCCAGCGGATCCTGACGTACAAGACGCCCATTGTGAAGTGTGCCAAGACAGATTCGACCATTTCTTCAACGAAGAGAAGGAAGAATGGCATTTGAGAAATGCGGTTAGAGTTGAAGATAAGACTTATCATCCTGTTTGCTACGAAGATTATCAAGCATCGTTGCTAGAACCGGCTGAAGAATGTAAAATGGAAGAGCCGGAACCGGAAGAAACTAAAATTGAAGAAGCGAATATCCCTGGACTTGAAATCATTTTGGACGATGACGACgaggaagaagaagaagaagggAAGTTTAAGGACGAAGAAGTTATAATTGAAGAAAGCGACGAGTCGAAGCCATCGAACGAATTGAAagaagaaaatgaaaatgaagaaGATGGCGAAGATGATGATGTAATCATCCATGAAGTTGTACCTGAGAAAATTGAAGTGGACGATGACAAAGAATATGACACTTTACCACCGTCCGATGTGCCCATCAAGGTGGAGCAAATTGATGATGGTTTTATGGACGTTGAAGAAggcctaattaaaattaaaaacgggggacaaattaaaattaaaagtgaaccGATTGATCCCG atgaaGAAATGTTAGAGGTGCCCCGAGAAGAGTCAAGCGTGCCATTTACAGAGCCGGTTCAGCCCTCGTTTACAAGTTCGATTGATGGTAATACCGAGCCCGTTTCGAGTGTTCCGACGACGACAGCAAAtatcggaagtaaaattaaaataaatataagtaAACCTTTACCTGTGATCGCCCCAAAAGAGCCGAAAGATATTTCGTGTGATAGCGTGCCTAGTTTAGAACCGGTTATAGATCCATCACAGCCTCTACCGCCGGGGGAAGAACCAGTCCAATTAAATATCAAACCAGCTCTGAGAGGCATAGAACTGAAGAAATTACCGCCAGTGCAAAAAGGAAGTGAACTGACGGGAATGTGTAGTATAATGTGA
- the Rab30 gene encoding ras-related protein Rab-30: protein MDDYKFLFKVVLVGNAGVGKTCLVRRFTQGLFPPGQGATIGVDFMIKTVDVDNEKVKLQIWDTAGQERFRSITQSYYRSAHALILVYDISCQPTFDCLPDWLREIEEYASSKVLRVLVGNKIDREDREIPTHVGEEFAERHNMYFLETSAKEAENVERLFMQIAEDLMKQARSRDLPRYDASTTNINGRTSTVSDSNCCSRFQ, encoded by the exons ATGGATGACTACAAGTTCTTATTCAAAGTTGTGCTTGTGGGGAACGCTGGTGTCGGTAAGACATGCTTGGTGAGGAGATTCACGCAAGGGCTGTTCCCTCCAGGCCAAGGGGCCACTATTGGTGTAGATTTCATGATCAAAACCGTCGATGTTGACAACGAGAAAGTTAAA CTGCAAATTTGGGATACAGCTGGACAAGAACGCTTCAGATCTATCACGCAGAGCTATTACAGGTCAGCGCATGCCTTAATTTTGGTCTATGATATTTCATGTCAACCCACATTTGATTGCTTACCTGACTGGCTTCGCGAAATTGAAGAATATGCAAGCAgtaaagtcttgagagtcctAGTGG GGAACAAAATTGACCGGGAAGACCGGGAAATACCCACACATGTAGGAGAAGAATTTGCAGAAAGACACAACATGTACTTTCTAGAAACCTCAGCAAAAGAAGCTGAGAATGTGGAAAGACTCTTCATGCAGATTGCGGAAGATTTGATGAAG CAAGCGCGGAGCAGAGATTTGCCAAGGTACGACGCCAGCACGACGAATATAAACGGGCGTACGTCCACAGTAAGCGATTCCAATTGTTGCAGTAGGTTCCAATAG
- the Pcf11 gene encoding pre-mRNA cleavage complex 2 protein Pcf11 isoform X2 has product MILTEATMNPEEIKAEYTSSLQDLTFNSKPLINVLTMLAEENLAHAPYIVQAIEEHLEKVQTNVKLPILYLIDCIAKNIGQTYMQLFSQNIVKTFCSVFKVVDEETRAEMFKLRQTWNNVFPQMKLYAIDVQIRMLDPAWPVTAQPTSNSIHFNPKFLKTTKTEIATPIVPETTTTPLDMETFTMQQKLIQKQKELIELQQKKLKLELLQTQVKLQKQLENNPNAVVGNNVPPRTQNILLKPEVAKQLMPEVAKQLIPAATRDTKSKSGLGTRAQQTTPKITPVNSALVAAATKPTRDPRLLRQQTEKTTNGTNNSSSTSVSLGSKSSILDSNNKVVTNTKSVRDNRIESRLVTNKDNAPPPKLDKSKTFLKSRQSEQKPNKPPRSKNSADNDSKPFSGKSSINLLDSPVKIKSDLKSPTKSPNRHKKKDHSTDKKGFKDAKRDRDNKGHKNDSLQTTFKGVKAKNRNYIRRNRSPSYSPEPNQDTDLRVSGPPEKQARLHPETVEEKSKLVAQTGMDVDLRQLNDVTKKRASSEGLENSNKKSKTEVFDALFGNEDTDLRTVLPVAQPERPPTPPPPIISLTDKEDSPKKSSDFDAVRAKLANATGRDKIMAKSFRKKRTQDEDLRVPPVSSRISDTIKKIIISSDDAQCIKTGTMSKEKENQLMNKIIAHIEQQKLEEAQLRDSEETVGNLQPVSDEELEFSEETDEKFGDKDDRVNFHKYSRDSRESRRGGSYWRGGKRRHWENPHMGPHPRSAIRPWLHQMHAWRPIGPNFNRQVHTPEHDFSSQEPDGKKSPETAVEVTVDSVNQDDIKTINIDAHPRDIRYYDETAIVFMNWDDPREISFQNGSRRVTFDDKDTYLLSFNEGYKELCINDTIHKVRLGAPSREIFIDGKPYECYFGGPGITIDLNGKMTVVKLDGPPPQVKIGTVKRTDLVAGKVNLIIDAKILVPVFLDAKVQKFVIDGETHTLKFVDALKTVLINDVPFKVEFGGLPKPITVHDKKHFIRFSVLPRGVKPGLVCIKDMEGVQAPETDESQDTALAVDINEPALPVFSRKKKVEDEQDRNSNSPHFFQSFMQQNNLDVLTSVMTSSMTPSATSGGYQVENVGPNTETHSMDAIPYVKPAPVLPSSLNINELFQKLVATGIVATQEPVAEPQPPPPVKTVRRSTMENLRPVTFNRPETLKMRQSLLYEALYSGMQCSSCGMRFPPEQSIHYSQHLDWHFRQNRKGKKNIRVAASRRWYYSLSDWKNYEEIEDLEEREKNYFDQQQLQAEGAGDDVDEEVEVPSVPADPDVQDAHCEVCQDRFDHFFNEEKEEWHLRNAVRVEDKTYHPVCYEDYQASLLEPAEECKMEEPEPEETKIEEANIPGLEIILDDDDEEEEEEGKFKDEEVIIEESDESKPSNELKEENENEEDGEDDDVIIHEVVPEKIEVDDDKEYDTLPPSDVPIKVEQIDDGFMDVEEGLIKIKNGGQIKIKSEPIDPDEEMLEVPREESSVPFTEPVQPSFTSSIDGNTEPVSSVPTTTANIGSKIKINISKPLPVIAPKEPKDISCDSVPSLEPVIDPSQPLPPGEEPVQLNIKPALRGIELKKLPPVQKGSELTGMCSIM; this is encoded by the exons ATGATTTTGACGGAGGCCACGATGAATCCTGAGGAGATCAAGGCGGAGTACACCTCCAGCCTCCAAGATCTCACTTTCAACAGTAAGCCCCTGATCAATGTGTTGACGATGTTAGCGGAAGAAAATCTAGCACACGCTCCATACATCGTCCAGGCAATCGAAGAGCATCTGGAAAAG GTTCAGACCAATGTCAAACTTCCTATTCTGTATCTCATCGACTGTATCGCCAAGAATATTGGACAAACTTATATGCAACTCTTCAGCCAAAACATCGTCAAGACATTCTGCAGCGTTTTTAAAGTG GTGGACGAAGAAACGCGTGCTGAAATGTTTAAACTTCGTCAAACGTGGAATAACGTCTTTCCTCAAATGAAATTGTACGCGATCGACGTCCAGATTCGGATGTTAGATCCAGCATGGCCAGTTACAGCCCAACCTACATCCAACAGTATTCATTTCAATCCCAAATTTCTAAAAACCACCAAAACCGAAATAGCAACACCTATCGTCCCTGAAACAACAACCACTCCTCTGGATATGGAAACCTTCACGATGCAACAAAAACTAATCCAGAAACAAAAAGAACTCATCGAACTTcagcagaaaaaattaaaattagaacTGTTACAAACACAAGTTAAACTCCAAAAGCAATTGGAAAATAATCCGAATGCTGTTGTTGGCAATAATGTACCACCAAGAACTCAG aatattttattaaaacccgAGGTAGCAAAGCAACTAATGCCAGAAGTGGCGAAGCAGTTAATTCCTGCCGCAACACGTGATACCAAAAGCAAATCAGGTTTG GGTACGAGAGCCCAGCAAACCACGCCTAAAATAACACCAGTAAATAGCGCTTTAGTGGCGGCTGCAACAAAACCAACGCGTGATCCTCGTTTATTGCGCCAACAAACGGAGAAGACTACCAACGGCACCAACAACAGTAGTAGTACTAGTGTTTCATTAGGATCTAAGAGTTCAATATTAGATTCTAATAATAAAGTTGTTACAAATACAAAGAGCGTTCGAGACAACCGTATCGAATCTCGTTTAGTTACTAATAAAGACAATGCTCCTCCACCCAAACTAGACAAATCCAAAACCTTCCTAAAGTCCAGACAATCCgaacaaaaaccaaacaaaCCACCACGTAGCAAAAACAGTGCAGACAACGATTCGAAACCTTTCTCGGGTAAAAGTTCGATCAATCTGTTAGATTCACCTGTTAAGATTAAAAGTGACTTGAAATCGCCGACCAAATCACCTAATAGGCACAAAAAGAAAGATCATAGTACGGATAAAAAGGGTTTCAAAGACGCTAAGCGTGACAGGGACAATAAGGGTCATAAAAATGACTCGTTGCAAACTACTTTCAAAGGTGTTAAGGCCAAAAATCGGAAttatattagaagaaatcgCTCGCCTTCGTACAGTCCCGAACCCAATCAAGACACCGACTTGAGAGTATCAGGACCTCCAGAAAAGCAAGCACGACTACATCCAGAAACTGTCGAAGAAAAGA GCAAATTAGTCGCACAAACGGGAATGGACGTGGATTTAAGACAGTTGAACGACGTGACAAAGAAAAGAGCTTCGAGTGAAGGTCTGGAGAACTCAAACAAGAAATCGAAAACGGAAGTATTTGATGC tttgtTCGGAAACGAAGATACGGATCTTCGCACTGTTCTACCGGTGGCCCAGCCAGAACGACCCCCAACTCCTCCACCGCCAATCATCTCTCTCACCGACAAAGAAGATTCGCCAAAGAAATCTTCAGACTTTGATGCCGTTCGAGCGAAACTAGCCAATGCGACCGGACGCGATAAAATAATGGCCAAGTCCT TCCGAAAAAAGCGAACTCAGGACGAAGATCTCCGAGTACCTCCAGTGTCAAGCAGAATCAGCGACACCATCAAGAAAATCATCATTTCTTCGGACGATGCGCAGTGCATCAAAACTGGAACAATGTCGAAGGAGAAAGAAAATCAACTTATGAACAAGATCATCGCACACATTGAGCAACAGAAGCTGGAAGAAGCACAATTGAGGGATAGTGAAGAGACGGTTGGTAACCTTCAACCAGTCAGCGACGAAGAGCTCGAATTTAGCGAAGAGACTGACGAAAAATTCGGGGATAAGGACGATAGAGTCAATTTCCATAAATATTCCAGGGATTCCCGGGAGTCTAGAAGGGGTGGGTCGTATTGGAGAGGCGGCAAGAGACGCCATTGGGAAAATCCTCACATGGGACCACACCCACGATCTGCAATAAGGCCTTGGTTGCATCAAATGCACGCCTGGAGGCCAATTGGGCCCAATTTCAACCGCCAAGTGCACACCCCTGAACACGATTTTTCAAGCCAAGAGCCTGATGGAAAGAAATCACCGGAAACTGCAGTGGAAGTAACTGTGGATTCAGTAAATCAGGACGATATTAAGACCATCAATATCGATGCGCATCCGCGTGATATAAGATACTACGACGAGACTGCGATCGTATTTATGAATTGGGACGATCCACGAGAGATTTCGTTCCAAAACGGCAGTCGTCGTGTGACGTTCGACGATAAAGATACTTATTTATTGTCCTTCAATGAAGGCTATAAAGAACTGTGTATTAACGACACGATACATAAAGTGAGGTTGGGGGCCCCAAGTCGTGAGATCTTCATCGATGGGAAACCCTACGAGTGTTACTTCGGGGGTCCCGGAATAACGATAGATTTAAACGGGAAAATGACCGTAGTTAAATTAGATGGGCCCCCACCTCAGGTGAAAATCGGCACCGTGAAAAGAACCGATCTGGTTGCCGGCAAAGTAAATCTGATAATCGATGCGAAAATCTTAGTTCCCGTTTTTCTGGATGCCAAAGTGCAAAAGTTTGTTATCGATGGTGAAACACATACATTAAAATTTGTAGATGCTTTGAAAactgttttaataaatgatgTACCATTTAAAGTTGAATTTGGTGGCCTCCCTAAACCTATAACTGTCCATGATAAGAAACACTTTATCAGATTTTCAGTGTTGCCGAGGGGTGTTAAACCAGGTCTTGTGTGTATTAAAGACATGGAAGGGGTGCAAGCGCCTGAGACTGACGAAAGTCAGGACACAGCGCTTGCCGTTGACATTAACGAGCCTGCTCTGCCCGTCTTCTCCCGCAAGAAAAAGGTGGAAGATGAGCAAGACAGGAACTCGAACTCGCCACATTTCTTCCAGAGTTTCATGCAGCAAA ATAATTTGGACGTGCTTACAAGTGTGATGACTTCCTCGATGACACCAAGTGCCACCAGTGGAGGTTACCAAGTTGAAAATGTGGGGCCGAACACTGAGACTCATTCCATGGACGCCATCCCCTACGTGAAACCAGCACCGGTCTTGCCGTCCTCGCTCAACATCAACGAACTGTTCCAAAAGTTGGTAGCGACGGGAATCGTCGCGACCCAAGAACCGGTAGCCGAACCACAACCACCACCACCTGTTAAAACTGTGAGACGCAGCACGATGGAAAACCTCAGACCTGTTACCTTCAACAGACCTGAAACGCTGAAAATGCGCCAAAGTCTTCTGTACGAAGCACTTTACTCAGGGATGCAGTGCAGCAGTTGCGGCATGCGTTTCCCGCCAGAGCAGAGTATACACTACAGCCAACACTTGGACTGGCATTTCCGACAAAACCGGAAAGGGAAAAAGAACATCAGAGTTGCGGCGAGTCGCAGATGGTACTATTCACTCTCCGATTGGAAGAATTACGAAGAAATTGAAGATTTGGAGGAACGGGAGAAGAACTATTTCGACCAACAGCAGCTGCAAGCTGAGGGTGCTGGTGATGATGTTGATGAAGAAGTTGAAGTGCCAAGTGTTCCAGCGGATCCTGACGTACAAGACGCCCATTGTGAAGTGTGCCAAGACAGATTCGACCATTTCTTCAACGAAGAGAAGGAAGAATGGCATTTGAGAAATGCGGTTAGAGTTGAAGATAAGACTTATCATCCTGTTTGCTACGAAGATTATCAAGCATCGTTGCTAGAACCGGCTGAAGAATGTAAAATGGAAGAGCCGGAACCGGAAGAAACTAAAATTGAAGAAGCGAATATCCCTGGACTTGAAATCATTTTGGACGATGACGACgaggaagaagaagaagaagggAAGTTTAAGGACGAAGAAGTTATAATTGAAGAAAGCGACGAGTCGAAGCCATCGAACGAATTGAAagaagaaaatgaaaatgaagaaGATGGCGAAGATGATGATGTAATCATCCATGAAGTTGTACCTGAGAAAATTGAAGTGGACGATGACAAAGAATATGACACTTTACCACCGTCCGATGTGCCCATCAAGGTGGAGCAAATTGATGATGGTTTTATGGACGTTGAAGAAggcctaattaaaattaaaaacgggggacaaattaaaattaaaagtgaaccGATTGATCCCG atgaaGAAATGTTAGAGGTGCCCCGAGAAGAGTCAAGCGTGCCATTTACAGAGCCGGTTCAGCCCTCGTTTACAAGTTCGATTGATGGTAATACCGAGCCCGTTTCGAGTGTTCCGACGACGACAGCAAAtatcggaagtaaaattaaaataaatataagtaAACCTTTACCTGTGATCGCCCCAAAAGAGCCGAAAGATATTTCGTGTGATAGCGTGCCTAGTTTAGAACCGGTTATAGATCCATCACAGCCTCTACCGCCGGGGGAAGAACCAGTCCAATTAAATATCAAACCAGCTCTGAGAGGCATAGAACTGAAGAAATTACCGCCAGTGCAAAAAGGAAGTGAACTGACGGGAATGTGTAGTATAATGTGA